One Kineococcus radiotolerans SRS30216 = ATCC BAA-149 DNA window includes the following coding sequences:
- a CDS encoding lysophospholipid acyltransferase family protein, protein MQLYRLMTDVLVGPVCRLLYRPVVEGLENLPPTGPALLACNHLSMMDPVFLPVVLPRQVSFIAKADLFHGRGLRGRLVAGFVRGVGMLPVDRSGGLAAQAGLDAAVAALRAGRVFGVFTEGTRSPDGRLHRGRTGIARIALASELPVLPVAVIGTDALFRRTRVPRIRRVRVRIGEPLDVSGHAGGQDDPLVLRAVTDEVQAAIRALSGQEYVDVYAGGRGGPVPERAPVRPGVPAQGSQPKVRSTTTPR, encoded by the coding sequence ATGCAGCTGTACCGACTGATGACGGACGTGCTCGTGGGTCCGGTCTGCCGGCTGCTGTACCGGCCCGTGGTCGAGGGGCTGGAGAACCTGCCTCCCACCGGTCCGGCCCTCCTGGCCTGCAACCACCTGTCGATGATGGACCCGGTGTTCCTCCCGGTGGTGCTGCCCCGGCAGGTCTCGTTCATCGCCAAGGCCGACCTGTTCCACGGGCGCGGGCTGCGGGGTCGTCTCGTGGCCGGGTTCGTGCGCGGGGTGGGGATGCTGCCCGTGGACCGCTCCGGTGGCCTCGCCGCGCAGGCCGGCCTCGACGCGGCGGTGGCGGCGCTGCGGGCGGGACGGGTCTTCGGCGTGTTCACCGAGGGGACCCGGTCCCCCGACGGCCGCCTCCACCGGGGGCGGACCGGGATCGCCCGGATCGCGCTGGCCTCGGAGCTGCCGGTGCTGCCGGTGGCGGTGATCGGCACCGACGCGCTGTTCCGCCGGACCAGGGTTCCGCGGATCCGCCGGGTGCGGGTTCGCATCGGCGAGCCCCTGGACGTCAGCGGCCACGCGGGCGGGCAGGACGACCCGCTGGTGCTCAGGGCCGTCACCGACGAGGTGCAGGCCGCGATCCGGGCGCTCTCGGGGCAGGAGTACGTCGACGTGTACGCGGGTGGCCGGGGTGGTCCGGTCCCGGAGCGTGCGCCGGTGCGGCCCGGGGTGCCCGCCCAGGGCTCTCAGCCGAAGGTGAGGTCCACGACGACGCCGCGGTGA
- a CDS encoding macrolide 2'-phosphotransferase, whose product MSARSPRVLAALATAAVPGLDVVAAGPTDTDGADFDVAVVVDAEGRRFVVRAPRRAAAAAALDAEVELLAGLVEPLPFAVPEPAGTLALPDGGRCVVHRELPGSPLDPADLRPGPGLAASIGAGLAALHQIDAGVFGDAGVPVYDAEEYRRRRLSELDRAAATGHVPPRLLTRWEVLMEDVTHWRFAATPVHGDLVGEHVRTDGSRLTGITGWVDAKIADPADDFAWLAVGAEPDALESVLEAYAHARREPPDPDLLLRARLAGELALARWLLLGLRIEDASIVEDAQRMLDDLDAHADSTPLGP is encoded by the coding sequence GTGTCCGCCCGCTCCCCCCGTGTCCTCGCCGCCCTCGCCACCGCCGCCGTGCCGGGGCTGGACGTCGTCGCGGCGGGCCCCACCGACACCGACGGCGCCGACTTCGACGTCGCCGTCGTGGTCGACGCGGAGGGCCGCCGCTTCGTCGTGCGGGCCCCGCGCCGCGCCGCGGCCGCCGCCGCCCTCGACGCCGAGGTGGAGCTGCTCGCGGGGCTCGTCGAGCCGCTGCCCTTCGCCGTGCCCGAACCCGCCGGCACGCTGGCGCTGCCCGACGGCGGGCGCTGCGTCGTGCACCGGGAGCTGCCCGGCTCCCCCCTCGACCCCGCCGACCTGCGTCCCGGCCCGGGGCTGGCCGCGTCCATCGGCGCCGGGCTCGCCGCGCTGCACCAGATCGACGCCGGGGTCTTCGGCGACGCCGGGGTCCCCGTCTACGACGCCGAGGAGTACCGCCGGCGACGGCTGTCCGAGCTGGACCGGGCCGCCGCCACCGGTCACGTCCCGCCGCGGCTGCTGACCCGCTGGGAGGTCCTCATGGAGGACGTCACCCACTGGCGCTTCGCCGCCACCCCCGTGCACGGCGACCTCGTCGGGGAGCACGTCCGCACCGACGGCTCCCGGCTCACCGGCATCACCGGCTGGGTCGACGCCAAGATCGCCGACCCGGCCGACGACTTCGCCTGGCTCGCCGTCGGGGCGGAGCCCGACGCCCTGGAGTCCGTCCTCGAGGCCTACGCCCACGCCCGCCGCGAGCCCCCGGACCCCGACCTGCTCCTGCGCGCGCGCCTGGCCGGGGAGCTGGCGCTGGCGCGGTGGCTGCTGCTGGGGCTGCGGATCGAGGACGCCTCGATCGTCGAGGACGCCCAGCGGATGCTCGACGACCTCGACGCCCACGCCGACTCCACCCCGCTGGGCCCCTGA
- a CDS encoding ATP-dependent helicase has translation MSARLSAVEIAQRLGRPTPTPEQVAVIEAPVEPVLVVAGAGSGKTETMSSRVVWLVANELVAPEDVLGLTFTRKAAGELAERVRRRLRGLRAVGLGPAPAPGAGADGPHGLGDGEPVVSTYHAYAASLVTDHGLRLGVEPQSTVLSDAGAWQLASDVVESWLGDLPGVEAAPSTLAAALVQLAGECAEHLVDPGELVSFVDDLETRVRALPKDDRSVAKLGAHVPGEPYAKVRDLLAVQRARKAVVPLLEEYVRRKRDAEQLDFGDQVLLAARLAREVPAVAAGERARHRVVLLDEYQDTSYAQLMLLRALFGAGHPVTAVGDPHQSIYGWRGASAGNLGRFPGHFPRADGTPAARLPLATSWRNDEAVLAAANLVAAPLNAAPGAGAVAVLRPRPGAGTGRVRAAFSATVEEEAAEVAARLAEVWRADSERLAVQRRVPGADPRPRRTAAVLCRKRSQFTVLQRALRDAGLPVEVVGLGGLLTTPEVADVVATLHVLHDPARGDHLARLLTGARWRLGARDLAALGAWARHLQHRRAGLPPDPHEPGEEPLVLPDEVEAVSLVEALDDLPGAGWSGPDGRSLSPRAHARLSRLAAVLRRLRNRTHLPVPDLVGEVERALLLDVEVAARPGSSPASARANLDALADAAASFSAGSQRPGLGGFLAWLDAAEVRERGLEQGASEVSTDAVQLLTVHASKGLEWDVVAVPGLVERTFPASGETDPGWLGGSGALGVLPYPLRGDREGLPRFDVEGAGTQKELDTARQRFLEACGQHQLAEERRLAYVAFTRAKEELLLSGAHWDDAAKPREPSRFLREVLEAPRGAVPGLVVVPPAPAPEPGAPNPRTANPQRVVWPVDPLASRRVEVAAGAALVRAAMAERAAGGAAGPEAGGPEGGAVDEETAAWAEQSRLLLTERATAHDAPGVLLPAHLSASRLVTLAQDPDALALQLRRPVPQEPRPATRRGTAFHAWLEQRFTASSLLDLVDLPGSADEDAADDAELEALQRRFLASEWAARDPVAVEVSVETPVADLVVRGRVDAVFAAVGADGRTRWDVVDWKTGRPPEGEAARARDVQLAVYRLAWSRWRGVPLEDVSAAFFYASTGETVRPVDLLGAEDLERLVRSVPPA, from the coding sequence GTGAGCGCCCGGCTGAGCGCGGTCGAGATCGCCCAGCGCCTGGGTCGGCCCACCCCCACGCCCGAGCAGGTCGCCGTCATCGAGGCCCCGGTCGAGCCGGTGCTCGTCGTCGCCGGCGCGGGATCGGGCAAGACGGAGACGATGTCCTCGCGGGTGGTGTGGCTGGTCGCCAACGAGCTCGTCGCCCCCGAGGACGTGCTGGGGCTGACCTTCACCCGCAAGGCCGCCGGCGAGCTCGCCGAGCGCGTCCGCCGCCGCCTGCGCGGGCTGCGGGCGGTCGGGCTGGGCCCGGCCCCCGCGCCCGGGGCCGGCGCCGACGGCCCCCACGGTCTCGGTGACGGGGAACCTGTGGTGTCGACGTACCACGCCTACGCCGCCTCCCTGGTGACCGACCACGGCCTGCGCCTGGGCGTGGAGCCGCAGTCCACGGTGCTCTCCGACGCCGGGGCCTGGCAGCTCGCCTCCGACGTCGTGGAGTCCTGGCTGGGGGACCTGCCCGGGGTGGAGGCCGCGCCGAGCACGCTGGCCGCCGCGCTGGTGCAGCTGGCGGGGGAGTGCGCCGAGCACCTCGTCGACCCCGGGGAGCTGGTCTCCTTCGTCGACGACCTCGAGACCCGGGTCCGCGCGCTGCCCAAGGACGACCGCAGCGTCGCCAAGCTCGGGGCCCACGTCCCGGGGGAGCCGTACGCGAAGGTGCGCGACCTGCTGGCGGTGCAGCGGGCCCGGAAGGCGGTGGTGCCGCTGCTGGAGGAGTACGTGCGCCGCAAGCGCGACGCCGAGCAGCTCGACTTCGGCGACCAGGTCCTCCTCGCGGCCCGGCTGGCCCGCGAGGTCCCCGCGGTCGCGGCGGGGGAGCGGGCCCGGCACCGGGTCGTCCTGCTCGACGAGTACCAGGACACCTCCTACGCGCAGCTGATGCTGCTGCGCGCGCTGTTCGGCGCCGGCCACCCGGTGACGGCCGTGGGCGACCCCCACCAGTCCATCTACGGCTGGCGCGGGGCGAGCGCGGGCAACCTCGGGCGCTTCCCCGGGCACTTCCCCCGCGCCGACGGCACCCCGGCCGCGCGGCTGCCGCTGGCCACGAGCTGGCGCAACGACGAGGCGGTCCTGGCCGCCGCCAACCTCGTCGCCGCCCCGCTGAACGCCGCCCCGGGGGCCGGTGCGGTCGCCGTCCTGCGCCCCCGCCCGGGGGCGGGCACGGGCCGGGTCCGCGCGGCCTTCTCCGCCACCGTCGAGGAGGAGGCCGCCGAGGTCGCCGCGCGGCTGGCGGAGGTGTGGCGCGCGGACTCCGAGCGCCTCGCCGTCCAGCGCCGCGTCCCCGGCGCCGACCCCCGCCCCCGGCGCACCGCGGCCGTGCTGTGCCGCAAGCGCAGCCAGTTCACGGTGCTGCAGCGGGCGCTGCGCGACGCGGGGCTGCCCGTCGAGGTCGTCGGCCTGGGCGGGTTGCTGACCACCCCGGAGGTCGCCGACGTCGTGGCGACCCTGCACGTCCTGCACGACCCGGCCCGCGGCGACCACCTCGCCCGGCTGCTCACCGGGGCCCGGTGGCGCCTGGGGGCGCGCGACCTCGCCGCGCTGGGCGCCTGGGCCCGCCACCTCCAGCACCGGCGCGCCGGGCTGCCCCCCGACCCGCACGAACCGGGGGAGGAGCCCCTCGTCCTCCCCGACGAGGTCGAGGCCGTGAGCCTCGTCGAGGCCCTCGACGACCTCCCCGGGGCCGGGTGGAGCGGCCCGGACGGCCGGAGCCTCTCCCCCCGGGCGCACGCCCGGCTGTCCCGGCTGGCCGCGGTGCTGCGCCGGCTGCGCAACCGCACCCACCTGCCCGTGCCGGACCTGGTCGGGGAGGTCGAGCGGGCTCTGCTGCTCGACGTCGAGGTCGCGGCCCGCCCGGGCAGCTCCCCGGCCTCCGCCCGCGCCAACCTCGACGCCCTCGCCGACGCCGCGGCGTCGTTCTCGGCGGGGTCGCAGCGCCCGGGGCTGGGCGGGTTCCTGGCCTGGCTGGATGCCGCGGAGGTGCGCGAGCGGGGTCTGGAGCAGGGCGCCTCCGAGGTGTCCACGGACGCCGTGCAGCTGCTCACCGTGCACGCCAGCAAGGGCCTGGAGTGGGACGTCGTGGCCGTCCCCGGCCTGGTGGAGAGGACGTTCCCCGCCTCCGGCGAGACCGACCCCGGCTGGCTCGGCGGGTCGGGCGCGCTGGGGGTGCTGCCCTACCCGCTGCGCGGGGACCGGGAGGGCCTGCCGCGCTTCGACGTCGAGGGCGCCGGGACCCAGAAGGAGCTCGACACCGCCCGCCAGCGCTTCCTCGAGGCGTGCGGGCAGCACCAGCTCGCCGAGGAGCGGCGGCTGGCCTACGTCGCCTTCACCCGCGCCAAGGAGGAGCTGCTCCTCTCCGGTGCGCACTGGGACGACGCGGCGAAGCCGCGCGAACCCTCCCGGTTCCTGCGCGAGGTCCTCGAGGCCCCGCGGGGTGCGGTCCCCGGTCTCGTCGTGGTCCCGCCCGCCCCGGCGCCGGAACCGGGGGCTCCGAACCCGCGCACCGCGAACCCGCAGCGGGTGGTGTGGCCGGTGGACCCGCTGGCCTCGCGCCGGGTGGAGGTCGCCGCCGGGGCCGCCCTGGTCCGGGCGGCGATGGCGGAGCGGGCGGCCGGTGGGGCGGCTGGCCCCGAGGCCGGTGGACCCGAGGGCGGGGCCGTGGACGAGGAGACCGCGGCCTGGGCCGAGCAGAGCCGCCTGCTCCTCACCGAGCGCGCCACCGCGCACGACGCGCCCGGGGTGCTGCTGCCCGCGCACCTGTCCGCCTCGCGGCTGGTGACGCTGGCCCAGGACCCCGACGCGCTCGCCCTGCAGCTGCGCCGCCCGGTGCCGCAGGAGCCGCGGCCCGCGACCCGGCGGGGCACCGCGTTCCACGCCTGGCTGGAGCAGCGCTTCACCGCCAGCTCCCTGCTCGACCTCGTCGACCTACCCGGGTCCGCTGACGAGGACGCCGCCGACGACGCCGAGCTGGAGGCCCTGCAGCGCCGGTTCCTGGCCTCGGAGTGGGCCGCGCGCGACCCGGTGGCCGTCGAGGTGTCGGTGGAGACCCCCGTCGCGGACCTCGTCGTGCGCGGGCGCGTCGACGCCGTCTTCGCCGCCGTCGGCGCCGACGGGCGCACCCGCTGGGACGTCGTGGACTGGAAGACGGGCCGGCCCCCGGAGGGGGAGGCGGCCCGGGCCCGCGACGTGCAGCTCGCGGTCTACCGCCTGGCCTGGTCGCGCTGGCGCGGGGTGCCGCTGGAGGACGTCAGCGCGGCGTTCTTCTACGCCTCCACGGGGGAGACGGTGCGCCCGGTGGACCTCCTCGGCGCGGAGGACCTGGAGCGGCTGGTGCGGTCGGTGCCGCCGGCGTAG
- a CDS encoding endonuclease/exonuclease/phosphatase family protein produces the protein MHLRIASVNAASGRDLASGAVDTFVLTTAVAALDADVVAVQEVDHLLPRSARADQTALLAAATGSSGRFVATVHGTPGVVDGFTPAERTVPDEPSYGVALLSRLPVLEWREERMAPGRARLPLPVPGQGLRWIPDEPRAVVAAVVATAAGPVSVLGTHLSFSPARSVAQLRAVRRFAAELPRPLVLLGDLNLPPGVVRRVLPWRALVTGPTFPAPAPRVQLDHALADGLPAEARVSARIERVGGSDHRGVVVDLTFG, from the coding sequence GTGCACCTGAGGATCGCCTCCGTCAACGCCGCGTCCGGACGCGACCTGGCCTCCGGCGCGGTGGACACCTTCGTGCTGACCACCGCCGTCGCGGCGCTGGACGCCGACGTCGTGGCCGTCCAGGAGGTCGACCACCTCCTGCCCCGCAGCGCCCGCGCGGACCAGACCGCGCTGCTGGCCGCGGCCACCGGCTCCAGCGGCCGCTTCGTCGCCACCGTCCACGGCACCCCCGGGGTGGTGGACGGCTTCACCCCCGCCGAGCGGACCGTGCCCGACGAGCCGTCCTACGGCGTCGCGCTGCTGTCGCGGCTGCCCGTCCTGGAGTGGCGGGAGGAGCGGATGGCGCCCGGCCGGGCCCGGCTGCCGCTGCCCGTGCCCGGCCAGGGGCTGCGGTGGATCCCCGACGAACCCCGCGCCGTCGTCGCCGCGGTCGTGGCCACCGCCGCGGGCCCGGTGAGCGTCCTGGGGACGCACCTGTCGTTCTCCCCCGCGCGCTCGGTGGCCCAGCTGCGCGCCGTGCGCCGCTTCGCCGCGGAACTGCCCCGCCCCCTCGTCCTGCTCGGGGACCTCAACCTGCCGCCCGGCGTGGTGCGGCGGGTGCTGCCCTGGCGGGCGCTGGTGACCGGTCCCACGTTCCCCGCCCCCGCGCCGCGGGTGCAGCTCGACCACGCCCTCGCCGACGGGCTGCCGGCGGAGGCCCGGGTGAGCGCCCGCATCGAACGGGTGGGCGGCAGCGATCACCGCGGCGTCGTCGTGGACCTCACCTTCGGCTGA
- a CDS encoding M48 family metallopeptidase, giving the protein MDVRRSRRRTRTVSAYRDGERTVVLIPARFTPAEEREWVDRMVTRLEAADRRRNPLEGDLLERARELSRRHLDGLARPASVAWVENQHHRWGSCTPADGSIRLSSRLQGMPSWVLDYVLLHELAHLLVPTHSRAFWALLESYPRTERARGFLAGVDHATGREGPGHHDDDEDVTDGDAAPDGHRVVRVDGVGDGSSAVEVVTTSR; this is encoded by the coding sequence GTGGACGTGCGCCGCAGCCGCCGCCGGACCCGGACGGTCTCGGCCTACCGCGACGGCGAGCGCACCGTGGTGCTCATCCCCGCGCGCTTCACCCCGGCCGAGGAGCGGGAGTGGGTGGACCGGATGGTCACCCGCCTCGAGGCGGCCGACCGCCGGCGCAACCCCCTGGAGGGGGACCTCCTGGAGCGCGCCCGCGAGCTGTCCCGCCGCCACCTGGACGGGCTCGCCCGGCCCGCGTCGGTGGCCTGGGTCGAGAACCAGCACCACCGCTGGGGGTCGTGCACCCCCGCGGACGGGAGCATCCGCCTCTCCAGCCGGCTGCAGGGGATGCCCAGCTGGGTCCTGGACTACGTGCTGCTGCACGAGCTCGCCCACCTGCTGGTGCCCACCCACTCGCGCGCCTTCTGGGCGCTGCTGGAGTCCTACCCCCGCACCGAGCGGGCGCGCGGGTTCCTCGCCGGGGTGGACCACGCGACGGGCCGCGAGGGTCCCGGTCACCACGACGACGACGAGGACGTCACCGACGGGGACGCCGCCCCGGACGGGCACCGCGTCGTCCGCGTCGACGGGGTCGGGGACGGGTCCTCGGCCGTCGAGGTCGTCACCACCTCCCGCTGA
- a CDS encoding DUF5679 domain-containing protein, with protein MAEIWSGEFYCVKCKEKREAEGQVVETNGRRMAKGKCPVCDTNLNRILGKAS; from the coding sequence ATGGCCGAGATCTGGAGCGGGGAGTTCTACTGCGTGAAGTGCAAGGAGAAGCGCGAGGCGGAGGGCCAGGTCGTGGAGACCAACGGCCGCCGGATGGCGAAGGGGAAGTGCCCCGTGTGCGACACCAACCTCAACCGCATCCTCGGCAAGGCGTCCTGA
- the nudC gene encoding NAD(+) diphosphatase, giving the protein MTPVPLPSPPLRDLALSRQHLDRAGVNRVSPSRLAELWASPGTRVLQVHAGRAPVVSTPAGPRLVLRAPAEVPAPGPDDLQLYLGVDDGVHHVAVVSPDAEPETTDGAGGGEEWRGLREVGEQLPARDAGLFTEALSMGNWHAVTRFSPRTGQPLVPASSGWVKVEPDGKEHFPRTDAAVIMAVISPDDELLLGHQPVWPENRYSVLAGFVEPGECFEDTVRREAFEEAGIVVGSEPDDVRYLGSQPWPFPASLMVGFAARAVTTDIKVDGDEIALARWFSRAQLAEELAAGRVLPPPGVSIARRLIEAWYGGPIPVPDERPWA; this is encoded by the coding sequence GTGACCCCCGTGCCCCTCCCGAGCCCTCCGCTGCGCGACCTGGCGCTGTCCCGCCAGCACCTCGACCGGGCCGGGGTGAACCGGGTCTCGCCCTCGCGGCTGGCGGAGCTGTGGGCCTCCCCGGGCACCCGGGTCCTGCAGGTCCACGCCGGGCGCGCCCCCGTGGTGAGCACCCCCGCGGGCCCGCGGCTGGTCCTGCGCGCCCCCGCCGAGGTCCCCGCGCCCGGCCCGGACGACCTGCAGCTGTACCTCGGCGTGGACGACGGCGTGCACCACGTCGCGGTCGTCTCGCCCGACGCCGAGCCCGAGACCACCGACGGCGCGGGCGGCGGCGAGGAGTGGCGCGGGCTGCGCGAGGTCGGGGAGCAGTTGCCCGCCCGCGACGCGGGGCTGTTCACCGAGGCGCTGTCGATGGGCAACTGGCACGCGGTGACCCGGTTCTCCCCGCGCACCGGTCAGCCGCTGGTCCCGGCCTCGTCGGGCTGGGTGAAGGTCGAGCCCGACGGCAAGGAGCACTTCCCCCGCACCGACGCCGCGGTCATCATGGCCGTGATCTCCCCCGACGACGAGCTGCTGCTGGGCCACCAGCCGGTGTGGCCGGAGAACCGCTACTCGGTGCTGGCGGGGTTCGTGGAGCCGGGGGAGTGCTTCGAGGACACCGTGCGGCGCGAGGCGTTCGAGGAGGCCGGGATCGTCGTCGGCTCCGAGCCCGACGACGTGCGCTACCTGGGCAGCCAGCCCTGGCCGTTCCCGGCGAGCCTCATGGTGGGGTTCGCAGCGCGGGCGGTGACCACCGACATCAAGGTCGACGGCGACGAGATCGCCCTCGCCCGCTGGTTCAGCCGGGCGCAGCTCGCCGAGGAGCTCGCCGCGGGCCGGGTCCTGCCCCCGCCGGGGGTGTCCATCGCCCGCCGCCTCATCGAGGCCTGGTACGGCGGCCCGATCCCCGTCCCCGACGAGCGGCCCTGGGCCTGA
- a CDS encoding WhiB family transcriptional regulator: MTQEEVSGVTRRHTPDPLPCRRFDSELWFAEKPDDVELAKSLCQECPLLDACLAGALERNEPWGVWGGQLVLSGVVVPRKRPRGRPRKHPVAA, encoded by the coding sequence GTGACCCAGGAGGAGGTGAGCGGCGTGACCCGCCGCCACACGCCGGACCCGTTGCCCTGCCGCCGATTCGACTCCGAGCTCTGGTTCGCCGAGAAGCCCGACGACGTCGAGCTCGCCAAGTCGCTGTGCCAGGAGTGCCCGCTCCTCGACGCCTGCCTCGCCGGGGCGCTGGAGCGCAACGAGCCCTGGGGGGTGTGGGGCGGCCAGCTCGTCCTCTCCGGGGTCGTCGTCCCCCGCAAGCGTCCGCGCGGTCGCCCGCGCAAGCACCCCGTCGCCGCGTGA
- a CDS encoding ATP-dependent DNA helicase UvrD2 gives MTTTTTTRPDADSVLAGLDPEQRQVATTLEGPVCVLAGAGTGKTRAITHRIAYAVHSGAYVPNRVLAVTFTARAAGEMRTRLRDLGVAGVQARTFHAAALRQLQFFWPQSIGGTLPNLVEHKAPLIADACNRLRIPADRTRVRDLSAEVEWTKVMLVDPDDYVRVAAAAGRGEPGGLDLASVARLVRTYEDVKTDRAVIDFEDVLLLTAGILDERPDVAATVREQYRHFVVDEYQDVSPLQQRLLDLWLGGRQDLCVVGDASQTIYSFAGATPEHLLDFPRRHPGTTVVRLVRDYRSTPEVVGLANSVLSMATGRHAQARLELIAQRPSGPPPSFTAYDDDVAEASGVAARIAAEVRAGRSAKDIAILFRTNGQSQALESALADAGVGYVVRGGERFFSRKEVRDAIVLLRGGARAALPGHDLGTETRAVLSSAGWDEKAPTAGGATRERWESLQALVVLADELAEKRPGAQLSDLVDELVERSQAQHAPTVDGVTLASFHAAKGLEWDVVFLVGVSEGLLPISFAETPDDVEEERRLLYVGVTRAREGIHLSWANSRTPGGRATRKPSRFLDAVRPQAAPAGRRAGAVTPAGARTKRTSGPLLCRVCGASLTVAVERKLGRCTDCPSSYDEAVFERLREWRSATCKAAEVPAYVVFTDATLVAIAEAMPGDTAALARIPGVGPAKLEKYADDVLAVLAAG, from the coding sequence ATGACGACGACCACCACGACGCGCCCCGACGCCGACTCCGTCCTCGCCGGCCTCGACCCCGAGCAGCGCCAGGTCGCGACGACCCTCGAGGGTCCCGTCTGCGTGCTGGCCGGGGCGGGCACGGGCAAGACGCGGGCCATCACCCACCGCATCGCCTACGCCGTGCACTCCGGCGCGTACGTGCCCAACCGCGTCTTGGCGGTCACCTTCACCGCGCGCGCCGCGGGGGAGATGCGGACCCGCCTGCGCGACCTCGGCGTCGCCGGCGTCCAGGCCCGGACCTTCCACGCCGCCGCGCTGCGGCAGCTGCAGTTCTTCTGGCCGCAGTCCATCGGCGGGACGCTGCCGAACCTGGTCGAGCACAAGGCCCCGCTCATCGCCGACGCCTGCAACCGGCTGCGGATCCCGGCCGACCGCACCCGGGTGCGGGACCTGTCCGCGGAGGTCGAGTGGACCAAGGTCATGCTCGTCGACCCCGACGACTACGTGCGCGTCGCGGCCGCCGCCGGGCGCGGGGAGCCGGGCGGGCTCGACCTCGCCTCCGTGGCCCGCCTCGTGCGCACCTACGAGGACGTCAAGACCGACCGGGCCGTCATCGACTTCGAGGACGTCCTGCTGCTGACCGCGGGCATCCTCGACGAGCGGCCCGACGTCGCCGCGACCGTCCGCGAGCAGTACCGCCACTTCGTCGTCGACGAGTACCAGGACGTCTCCCCGCTGCAGCAGCGGCTGCTGGACCTGTGGCTGGGCGGGCGCCAGGACCTCTGCGTGGTCGGCGACGCCAGCCAGACCATCTACTCCTTCGCCGGGGCCACCCCCGAGCACCTGCTGGACTTCCCCCGCCGCCACCCCGGCACGACCGTGGTGCGGCTCGTGCGCGACTACCGCTCCACCCCCGAGGTCGTCGGCCTGGCGAACTCGGTGCTGTCGATGGCCACCGGGCGGCACGCGCAGGCCCGCCTGGAGCTCATCGCCCAGCGTCCCTCCGGCCCGCCGCCCTCCTTCACCGCCTACGACGACGACGTCGCCGAGGCCTCCGGGGTCGCGGCCCGCATCGCCGCGGAGGTCCGCGCCGGGCGCAGCGCGAAGGACATCGCGATCCTGTTCCGCACCAACGGCCAGTCGCAGGCCCTGGAGTCCGCCCTCGCCGACGCCGGGGTCGGCTACGTCGTGCGGGGCGGGGAGCGGTTCTTCTCCCGCAAGGAGGTCCGCGACGCGATCGTGCTGCTGCGCGGCGGCGCCCGGGCGGCCCTGCCGGGCCACGACCTCGGCACCGAGACCCGGGCGGTGCTGTCCTCGGCGGGCTGGGACGAGAAGGCCCCCACCGCCGGGGGGGCGACCCGCGAGCGCTGGGAGTCGCTGCAGGCGCTGGTCGTGCTGGCCGACGAGCTGGCCGAGAAGCGCCCGGGGGCGCAGCTGAGCGACCTGGTGGACGAGCTGGTGGAACGCAGCCAGGCCCAGCACGCCCCGACCGTGGACGGGGTGACGCTGGCCTCCTTCCACGCGGCCAAGGGCCTGGAGTGGGACGTGGTGTTCCTGGTCGGGGTGAGCGAGGGGCTGCTGCCGATCTCGTTCGCGGAGACCCCCGACGACGTCGAGGAGGAGCGCCGGCTGCTCTACGTCGGGGTGACCCGTGCGCGCGAGGGGATCCACCTGTCCTGGGCGAACTCCCGGACCCCGGGCGGGCGGGCCACCCGCAAGCCCTCCCGCTTCCTCGACGCGGTCCGCCCGCAGGCGGCGCCCGCCGGGCGTCGCGCCGGTGCGGTCACGCCCGCGGGGGCCCGCACCAAGCGCACCAGCGGCCCGCTGCTCTGCCGGGTCTGCGGGGCCTCGCTCACCGTGGCCGTGGAGCGCAAGCTCGGGCGCTGCACCGACTGCCCCTCCAGCTACGACGAGGCCGTCTTCGAGAGGTTGCGCGAGTGGCGCAGCGCGACGTGCAAGGCGGCCGAGGTGCCGGCCTACGTCGTGTTCACCGACGCCACCCTGGTCGCGATCGCCGAGGCGATGCCCGGCGACACCGCGGCCCTGGCCCGGATCCCCGGGGTGGGCCCGGCGAAGCTGGAGAAGTACGCCGACGACGTGCTGGCGGTCCTGGCCGCCGGCTGA
- a CDS encoding mycoredoxin, giving the protein MEAPAAGSVTMFTTTWCGYCRRLKSQMDREGISYSEVNIEEVPDAAEYVMQVNGGNQTVPTLLFPDGSAATNPSLAEVKAKLA; this is encoded by the coding sequence ATGGAGGCCCCCGCGGCCGGCAGCGTCACGATGTTCACCACGACGTGGTGCGGCTACTGCCGCCGCCTGAAGTCGCAGATGGACCGCGAGGGCATCAGCTACTCCGAGGTCAACATCGAGGAGGTCCCCGACGCGGCCGAGTACGTCATGCAGGTCAACGGGGGCAACCAGACCGTGCCGACGCTGCTCTTCCCCGACGGCTCCGCGGCGACCAACCCCTCCCTGGCCGAGGTCAAGGCCAAGCTCGCCTGA